A DNA window from Ornithobacterium rhinotracheale DSM 15997 contains the following coding sequences:
- a CDS encoding co-chaperone GroES, whose translation MQTKVRNLIMVGDRVLIKPSSAPNKTKSGLYLPPGVQEKEKIQSGTIVAVGPGYPIPSDGIDDEWKSQEERLTYMPLQAQEGDTALFVLSEAYEIMYRDEKYYVVAQDDILMLERDNEFFE comes from the coding sequence ATGCAAACGAAAGTGAGAAATCTAATCATGGTGGGCGATCGTGTGCTGATTAAGCCTAGTTCTGCACCCAATAAAACCAAATCTGGATTGTATTTGCCACCAGGTGTGCAAGAGAAAGAGAAAATCCAATCGGGCACCATCGTGGCGGTGGGGCCGGGTTATCCAATCCCGTCTGATGGTATCGACGACGAGTGGAAATCTCAAGAAGAAAGATTGACATATATGCCCTTGCAGGCGCAAGAGGGCGATACGGCTCTTTTTGTGCTTAGCGAAGCCTACGAGATTATGTATCGCGACGAAAAATATTATGTAGTGGCACAAGATGATATCTTGATGCTAGAGCGCGACAACGAATTTTTTGAATAA
- a CDS encoding GLPGLI family protein, with the protein MKKLFSIFSLLAFLFVFGQETTENLVIHYQSIVKIDLPAILKNVPEQYRAQTEAMLKAEAEKGITVDYTLKTNGQKSIFSLDEKIDNSQTQGGIIAMQIKMADKEPFFKNIKEGYYKKGFSVPSLPQYLIKDSLNTIKWELTREKSQVLGYEVRKAVGEKDGQKFIVWYAPKLNIKDGPNILSGLPGLVLKAEMSNPKQGIDVTMTAVKIDISETELNIEEPNKGKVVTEKEFEAEMKALQEKVQKMMGGGVDSE; encoded by the coding sequence ATGAAAAAATTATTTTCCATCTTCAGTTTGCTAGCATTCTTGTTTGTTTTTGGACAAGAAACAACCGAAAATCTTGTAATACACTACCAATCAATTGTGAAAATAGACCTGCCCGCCATTTTAAAAAACGTGCCTGAGCAATACCGCGCCCAAACCGAAGCCATGCTAAAAGCCGAAGCAGAAAAGGGCATTACAGTCGATTACACACTGAAAACCAATGGACAAAAATCAATATTTTCTTTAGACGAGAAAATCGATAATTCGCAAACACAGGGCGGAATAATTGCCATGCAAATCAAAATGGCAGATAAAGAACCTTTCTTTAAAAATATAAAAGAAGGCTACTACAAAAAGGGATTTAGCGTTCCAAGCTTGCCTCAATATTTAATCAAAGATAGTTTAAACACGATTAAATGGGAGCTTACACGCGAAAAATCTCAGGTTTTGGGCTACGAAGTGCGCAAGGCGGTTGGCGAAAAAGATGGACAAAAATTCATCGTTTGGTATGCACCTAAATTGAATATCAAAGACGGACCAAACATTCTTTCGGGCTTGCCTGGATTGGTATTAAAAGCTGAAATGTCTAATCCAAAACAAGGTATAGATGTAACGATGACTGCCGTGAAAATCGACATCAGCGAAACAGAACTTAATATTGAAGAGCCAAACAAAGGCAAAGTGGTTACCGAAAAAGAATTTGAAGCCGAAATGAAAGCCCTGCAAGAAAAAGTGCAAAAAATGATGGGCGGCGGCGTAGATTCTGAATAA
- a CDS encoding rolling circle replication-associated protein — MRQYQEVNNYYLCEKVQLRPTSLLHYSYVMDLRNYEVGYAPTLRQNLNKEKTELDELNALDDISEFGSIVKYAEKCVELYKEKQQEVYNEKGHVLKDLGTLSDTQVRNIKKYAILFADATKSNKDKYLSFVTLTLPSAQKHHDRVLRKILAKYLDHLKKVYGLKNYLWKAETQKNGNIHFHVLIDTQIPREDIQRIWNQYINKYGYVDRYSEKMNRLTAKEYMAKYSKNYKSEKDCILAYQRNKKMGWSNPPSTKIETPKSKRNIVAYVVKYLLKQEENKRPVIGAVWGASNKVKKLNYLNFEVSSYLEELNHLRGKLEYVPTAIQFVELYKGKVYQMIRKGYKKLNEHLKIYNKAIRQLLDTDLSINLDQLIQLIYEKQYTELANN, encoded by the coding sequence ATGCGACAATATCAAGAGGTTAATAATTATTATTTGTGTGAAAAGGTTCAGCTTAGACCTACTAGCCTATTGCATTATAGTTATGTGATGGACTTACGAAATTACGAAGTAGGCTATGCTCCTACTTTACGCCAAAATCTAAACAAGGAAAAAACAGAATTAGATGAGTTAAACGCACTAGATGATATTTCAGAGTTTGGTTCAATTGTTAAATATGCTGAAAAGTGTGTTGAGTTGTATAAGGAGAAACAACAAGAAGTGTATAATGAGAAAGGGCATGTTTTAAAGGATTTAGGAACGCTCTCGGATACTCAAGTAAGGAATATAAAGAAGTATGCTATTTTATTTGCTGACGCAACGAAATCAAACAAGGACAAATATTTATCTTTTGTAACCTTGACCTTGCCCAGTGCCCAAAAGCACCATGATAGAGTGTTGCGTAAAATACTTGCTAAGTATCTTGACCATTTAAAAAAGGTCTATGGTTTAAAAAATTATCTCTGGAAAGCGGAGACGCAGAAGAATGGAAATATTCATTTTCATGTTTTGATTGATACGCAAATCCCTCGTGAGGATATTCAGCGCATATGGAACCAGTATATAAATAAATATGGTTATGTTGATAGATATTCTGAAAAGATGAACCGCTTAACGGCTAAAGAATATATGGCTAAGTATTCAAAAAATTATAAATCAGAAAAAGACTGCATACTAGCTTACCAGCGTAATAAAAAAATGGGTTGGAGCAATCCCCCAAGTACTAAAATTGAAACGCCAAAGAGTAAACGAAATATAGTTGCGTATGTGGTGAAATATCTATTAAAGCAAGAAGAAAATAAACGCCCAGTAATTGGTGCGGTGTGGGGCGCATCAAATAAGGTAAAAAAACTCAATTATTTAAATTTTGAAGTTAGCAGTTATTTAGAGGAGTTAAACCACTTGCGGGGAAAATTGGAGTATGTGCCTACTGCTATTCAATTTGTAGAGTTGTATAAAGGTAAAGTATATCAGATGATCCGCAAGGGATATAAAAAATTAAACGAGCATTTAAAAATTTATAATAAAGCCATAAGACAGTTATTAGATACCGATTTGAGTATAAATTTAGACCAGTTAATCCAATTAATTTATGAAAAACAATACACAGAACTTGCAAATAATTAG
- a CDS encoding Ig-like domain-containing domain: protein MKKYIFYIASILLFVQCAQRGTPSGGPKDITPPKLVRAVPDTLSTNVSTKLKEINLYFDELVQLRDYSKNIIISPPVEPAPTFLPAGTASREVQVKFNDTLRPNTTYTINFGKSIVDNNEGNPYSFFTYVFSTGKTIDSLTLSGEVKDMMSNEPLKDIVVALYEVGKNYSDSVVFKEKPYYIAKVDSANRYEFKYLKAGKFRLVAFEDKVPNVKIDLKQEKMAFASEIIDTQTTRVAPTLALFTPEQGYRYQDGKQEGYGRINFYVTGNPEKMEVKPISHDLGELLQIHREYSDTLQMYFNPEKANFKDKRTRLKFTLTHDAVTDSIPTVLYDNSIKYNFKVYGGTDDMTPAKKLQIGADYPIDTFNTKFISVKKDSVALDFTVQKINYRKLQIDFPIQWESKYQVELLPGAITNWFGKENDTVAIDFGTKRERDYGNLELILQNKPDSPFWLKLFDSSNKEIYSIYTTDSKFDFKFLPPKKYHFQIWVDENKNKRYDTGNILENRQPEPVYIYPDPINVKAFWDVKETWVLPKKE from the coding sequence ATGAAAAAGTATATTTTCTACATCGCGAGTATTCTACTTTTTGTGCAGTGTGCACAACGCGGAACGCCGAGCGGAGGTCCCAAAGACATTACTCCGCCCAAGCTGGTGCGTGCGGTGCCAGATACGCTAAGCACGAATGTCTCGACTAAATTAAAAGAAATCAATTTGTATTTTGATGAGTTGGTTCAATTAAGAGATTATTCCAAAAACATCATTATTTCGCCACCCGTAGAGCCTGCCCCCACTTTTTTGCCCGCAGGAACGGCTTCGCGCGAAGTGCAAGTGAAATTTAATGATACGCTAAGACCCAATACAACTTATACCATTAATTTTGGAAAATCAATCGTGGATAATAATGAGGGAAATCCGTATTCGTTTTTCACTTATGTTTTTTCTACGGGAAAAACGATTGATTCTTTAACGCTTTCGGGTGAAGTAAAGGATATGATGAGCAATGAGCCGCTCAAAGATATTGTGGTGGCACTTTACGAAGTGGGCAAAAATTATTCGGATTCGGTAGTGTTTAAGGAAAAGCCTTACTACATCGCCAAAGTGGATTCTGCCAATCGCTACGAATTTAAGTATTTAAAAGCAGGGAAATTCCGTTTGGTAGCCTTTGAGGATAAAGTCCCGAATGTGAAAATAGATCTTAAGCAAGAAAAAATGGCTTTTGCCAGTGAAATTATTGATACCCAAACCACTCGCGTAGCACCTACTTTGGCACTTTTTACGCCTGAGCAAGGCTATCGCTACCAAGACGGGAAACAAGAGGGCTACGGGCGAATTAATTTCTATGTAACGGGCAATCCTGAGAAAATGGAAGTAAAGCCCATTTCGCATGATTTGGGCGAGTTGTTGCAAATTCATAGAGAGTATTCCGATACGCTTCAAATGTACTTTAATCCCGAAAAGGCGAATTTTAAAGACAAACGCACGCGTTTGAAGTTTACACTCACGCATGATGCTGTAACGGATTCTATCCCGACGGTGTTGTACGATAATTCGATTAAATACAATTTCAAAGTCTATGGCGGAACTGATGATATGACACCTGCCAAGAAATTGCAAATCGGTGCCGATTACCCGATTGATACTTTTAATACAAAATTCATTTCGGTTAAAAAAGACAGCGTTGCTTTAGATTTTACAGTTCAAAAAATAAATTATAGAAAATTACAAATCGATTTCCCGATTCAGTGGGAGAGCAAATACCAAGTGGAATTATTGCCAGGAGCCATCACCAATTGGTTTGGCAAGGAAAATGATACCGTTGCCATTGATTTCGGAACCAAGCGTGAGCGTGATTATGGAAATTTGGAGTTGATTCTGCAAAACAAGCCAGATTCGCCATTTTGGCTAAAATTATTTGACTCGTCTAACAAGGAGATTTACTCAATTTACACCACCGATTCTAAGTTTGATTTTAAATTTCTTCCGCCTAAAAAATACCATTTCCAAATTTGGGTAGATGAAAACAAAAATAAACGATACGATACGGGAAATATTTTAGAAAACAGACAACCAGAACCTGTGTACATCTATCCAGATCCTATTAATGTAAAAGCCTTTTGGGATGTGAAGGAAACTTGGGTTCTACCTAAAAAAGAATAA
- a CDS encoding type I phosphomannose isomerase catalytic subunit, translating into MKLYPIKFEPILMDKVWGGEAMQRALDKKSDSKNLGESWEISDVQGNVSVVANGEYQGENLRDLILKFPKELIGKADAKEFPILIKFLDANVPLSIQVHPNEELAQKMENSHGKTEMWYIVDATDKAEIYLGWKEEYPKEELIEAYKAGNIKDYLKVYKPKKGEFYFVPAGSIHALGGGLIVAEIQQTSDVTYRIYDWGRTDRELHIPQSIEVTDYTFKDDFKLDYGKAENSLNPVIESEFFQTVFLNITDSISLDTAGSYDVLMCVEGKGTIVYPDGEISIQLGETILIPAALGKYELKGKDLKVLKVKA; encoded by the coding sequence ATGAAACTATATCCGATCAAATTTGAACCCATTTTGATGGACAAAGTATGGGGTGGCGAAGCAATGCAACGCGCACTCGACAAAAAATCTGATTCTAAAAACTTAGGCGAGTCTTGGGAAATCTCTGATGTGCAAGGCAATGTTTCTGTTGTTGCTAATGGCGAATACCAAGGCGAAAACTTGAGAGATTTAATCTTGAAATTTCCCAAAGAGCTCATCGGGAAAGCAGACGCCAAGGAATTTCCGATTTTGATTAAATTTTTGGACGCCAATGTGCCACTTTCTATCCAAGTGCACCCGAACGAAGAGCTAGCGCAAAAAATGGAAAACAGCCACGGAAAAACCGAAATGTGGTATATTGTAGATGCTACCGACAAGGCAGAAATCTACCTCGGCTGGAAAGAAGAGTACCCGAAAGAAGAGCTAATTGAAGCTTACAAAGCGGGGAACATCAAGGATTATTTAAAAGTATATAAGCCTAAAAAAGGGGAATTTTATTTTGTGCCTGCGGGGAGCATTCACGCCTTGGGTGGCGGGCTTATTGTTGCCGAAATTCAGCAAACTTCTGATGTAACTTATCGTATTTATGACTGGGGACGCACCGACCGCGAATTGCATATTCCGCAATCAATTGAAGTAACGGATTACACTTTTAAAGATGATTTTAAACTTGATTATGGCAAAGCTGAAAATAGCTTAAACCCTGTCATCGAAAGTGAATTTTTCCAAACTGTTTTCTTAAACATTACTGATAGCATTTCGCTCGACACAGCAGGCTCTTACGATGTTTTGATGTGCGTGGAGGGCAAAGGAACGATTGTTTACCCAGATGGAGAAATAAGTATTCAGCTAGGCGAAACGATTTTAATTCCTGCAGCTCTCGGCAAATACGAGCTCAAAGGCAAAGATTTAAAAGTTTTAAAAGTAAAAGCTTAG
- a CDS encoding MBL fold metallo-hydrolase: MKIYPIECGNLKLDGGAMFGVVPKSIWQKTNPADANNMVDIATRSLLIEHNDRLVLIDCGMGDKQSEKFFSYYYLWGDHSVDASLAQYGFHRDDITDVFFTHLHFDHCGGAIKREGEKLVPAFKNAKFWTNQKHWEWATKPNPREKASFLPENIFPIQESGQLEFFKPKANSYLTETPLGFEVICVDGHTEKQMIPVIHYQGKTIAYAADLIPTAGHVPLVYVPGYDTRPLLTMREKDIFLKKALKDGWFLAFEHDVNNQLATLKETERGIRVDEIFTFNEVFQ; encoded by the coding sequence ATGAAAATATATCCCATAGAATGTGGAAATTTAAAACTAGACGGCGGAGCCATGTTTGGCGTGGTGCCCAAAAGCATTTGGCAAAAGACTAATCCCGCCGATGCCAATAACATGGTGGATATTGCTACGCGTTCGCTTTTGATTGAGCACAACGATCGCTTGGTCTTGATTGATTGCGGAATGGGAGATAAGCAGTCGGAAAAGTTCTTTAGCTATTATTATCTCTGGGGCGATCATTCCGTAGATGCTTCCTTGGCTCAATATGGGTTCCATCGAGATGATATTACCGATGTGTTTTTTACGCATTTGCATTTCGACCATTGCGGTGGAGCCATTAAGCGCGAAGGCGAAAAGCTTGTGCCTGCGTTTAAAAATGCTAAATTCTGGACGAATCAAAAGCACTGGGAGTGGGCAACAAAACCTAATCCTAGGGAAAAGGCATCTTTCTTGCCCGAAAACATTTTTCCAATACAGGAAAGTGGGCAATTAGAGTTTTTTAAGCCTAAAGCCAATAGTTATTTAACGGAAACGCCTTTGGGTTTTGAAGTGATCTGTGTGGATGGGCACACGGAGAAGCAGATGATTCCCGTGATTCATTATCAGGGAAAGACCATTGCTTATGCTGCGGATTTAATCCCTACGGCAGGGCATGTGCCATTGGTGTATGTGCCAGGCTACGACACGCGTCCGCTTTTGACGATGCGCGAAAAAGATATTTTTCTGAAAAAAGCCTTAAAAGATGGTTGGTTTCTTGCCTTTGAGCACGATGTAAACAATCAATTGGCAACACTCAAGGAAACGGAGCGTGGCATCCGTGTAGATGAAATTTTTACCTTCAACGAAGTTTTTCAATAA
- a CDS encoding IS30 family transposase, protein MARRFKHLDLCERAKIEAYLTAGWSISKIARELKRDKSTISREVRRNRTKKGKYKAKTAQTLYSEKKERFLRYRRFTKDIEKRVRQFLYKRYSPLQIVGYCKKMGFAMVSVERIYQYIRADKLKGGKLYKYCRHALKKRKAQVSKIVGKIKNRTSIEERPQVVNERKEFGHWEGDLVEGKNHKGYLLTLTERVSRFLFVKYIPNKTADVVARAIIDVLLPYKKVVKSITVDNGLEFSNHEIVAKKLQSKIYFTNPYSSWQKGQIEHMNKLVRQYVKKGSAITKSTANNLKSVQKEINDRPFKVLKFCKPRDVFYTFVENVAFSA, encoded by the coding sequence ATGGCACGGAGATTTAAACATTTAGATTTGTGTGAAAGGGCTAAAATAGAGGCGTATTTAACGGCTGGTTGGTCTATCTCTAAAATAGCCCGTGAACTGAAAAGGGATAAATCTACGATAAGCCGTGAAGTGAGGAGGAACCGAACGAAGAAAGGAAAGTATAAAGCAAAGACTGCACAGACGCTCTATTCTGAAAAGAAAGAGCGTTTTTTGCGTTATAGACGCTTTACAAAAGACATTGAGAAAAGAGTAAGACAATTTTTGTATAAAAGATATTCGCCCCTGCAGATTGTGGGGTATTGCAAAAAAATGGGGTTTGCTATGGTTTCAGTGGAAAGAATTTACCAATATATAAGGGCTGATAAATTGAAAGGTGGTAAATTATATAAATATTGCAGGCACGCTTTGAAAAAGAGAAAGGCACAGGTTTCTAAAATTGTTGGAAAGATAAAGAACCGCACTAGTATAGAAGAACGCCCGCAGGTTGTGAATGAGCGTAAGGAGTTCGGACACTGGGAGGGTGATTTAGTAGAGGGCAAAAATCATAAGGGTTATTTGCTGACACTTACGGAAAGAGTATCAAGGTTTTTGTTTGTAAAGTATATACCAAATAAAACAGCTGATGTGGTCGCTCGTGCTATTATTGATGTGTTACTTCCTTATAAAAAAGTGGTCAAATCAATAACCGTGGATAATGGTTTAGAGTTTTCAAATCATGAGATAGTGGCAAAGAAATTGCAATCAAAGATTTATTTTACAAATCCATACTCTAGTTGGCAAAAGGGACAAATTGAGCATATGAACAAACTTGTTAGACAATATGTAAAAAAAGGTTCGGCAATTACAAAAAGTACCGCTAATAATCTGAAATCGGTGCAAAAAGAGATAAACGATAGACCGTTTAAAGTGTTAAAGTTTTGCAAGCCTCGTGATGTTTTTTATACATTTGTGGAAAATGTTGCATTTAGTGCTTGA
- a CDS encoding heme-binding domain-containing protein, whose product MKKILVAIVVVLIAIQLIPVDLSNPASVPEDDFFYINEAPAEVQSLVHSACYDCHSNETVYPWYAKIAPVNFWLKNHINEGREELNFSNWARYVALNKANKKLDECAEKTQNKKMPLSSYTWLHEEARLTDAQRAALVKYFSDLMKKQN is encoded by the coding sequence ATGAAGAAAATTTTAGTTGCAATTGTTGTAGTGTTGATCGCTATACAATTAATTCCAGTAGATTTATCAAATCCTGCCAGTGTGCCAGAAGATGATTTTTTCTACATCAATGAGGCACCTGCCGAGGTACAAAGTTTAGTGCATTCGGCGTGTTATGATTGCCATTCAAACGAGACAGTGTATCCGTGGTATGCGAAAATAGCACCCGTTAATTTTTGGCTAAAAAATCATATTAATGAAGGGCGTGAGGAGCTCAACTTTAGCAATTGGGCGCGTTATGTAGCTCTCAATAAAGCCAATAAAAAGCTAGATGAATGTGCCGAGAAAACTCAGAACAAGAAAATGCCGCTAAGCAGCTACACTTGGTTGCACGAAGAGGCAAGACTTACCGATGCGCAGCGAGCTGCCTTGGTAAAATACTTTTCGGATTTAATGAAAAAACAAAATTAA